A region from the Sphingomonas flavescens genome encodes:
- a CDS encoding FG-GAP repeat domain-containing protein: MRSLTDRIGETITAHAGSGNFASNSVPQTVALRNGGFAIGWLTPTGTSESPTQLIVEIYDAAGALKNSNIVINQVGEFRLADLAFGGLAVAWTDAGNLKLQSFTDQGIAIAASSIAATNVGSLLTTFSVAGDNFGNAVLHWAGQQSSESKGFGTFSPSGKPLWVSPPPAGQWSADAAVNDNRPVLAWVGDTGQQDSNGLPIYDVGTTSYNADGSVFRSFSMTLPTTILETTRGTIVGRPDRVQAAPLRNGEVLLTWVLSPGDPGNHVQAQIFSSDGTPQGKLIDIVAPANTVFENTSVTKLPSGGFALAWDRHDGDINSDVYAQFFDRLGGATSAAFQVASQPSWESMPSILSTPRGRLIAAWADEGSTRFQIFAGESPPTRANDHNGDGVSDVILRHDDGAISLLVFDKIAFKAIWDTPLSNEWKMAGAGDFDGNGRADILWRSVTGTLAQWSGAANGAFTPAWGTSVDLSWKVAGTGDFNGDGKDDILWRSTSGALADWIASANGGFSSGWGTIVDLSWSVAGTGDFNGDGKDDILWRCTDGSLATWLASKDGGFIPTWGTVLSSEWDVVGTGDFNRDGKSDVLWRSTDGSVSYWIGTGDGGFIPACGTNTLSHFDAVGIGDYDGDGFDDVLWQGESGQLLVTFGTDGGDGYFAGWPDVGSVPTGWQVQQELFA, encoded by the coding sequence ATGCGTAGCTTAACCGATCGCATTGGCGAGACTATCACGGCGCATGCTGGAAGTGGCAACTTTGCCTCTAATTCTGTTCCGCAAACTGTAGCTCTACGAAATGGCGGGTTTGCCATCGGATGGCTGACGCCAACTGGCACCAGCGAATCTCCCACTCAGCTCATAGTCGAAATCTATGACGCTGCCGGGGCGCTAAAGAACAGCAACATCGTAATCAACCAAGTGGGAGAATTTCGGTTAGCTGACCTCGCTTTTGGCGGATTGGCGGTCGCCTGGACCGATGCTGGTAATCTGAAGCTTCAGAGCTTCACGGATCAAGGGATTGCTATTGCCGCGAGCAGCATTGCTGCCACTAACGTTGGCTCGCTGCTGACCACATTTTCGGTTGCAGGCGATAATTTTGGCAATGCGGTCCTACATTGGGCAGGGCAGCAATCGTCCGAATCGAAAGGCTTCGGGACTTTCTCACCCTCCGGGAAACCGCTTTGGGTCAGTCCTCCTCCGGCAGGCCAGTGGTCTGCGGACGCGGCGGTAAACGACAATCGTCCCGTCTTAGCTTGGGTCGGGGACACCGGGCAGCAGGATAGCAACGGACTTCCGATCTACGACGTCGGCACCACGTCTTACAACGCTGACGGCTCAGTCTTCAGATCCTTCTCCATGACGCTCCCGACAACCATCTTAGAAACCACAAGAGGGACCATCGTCGGTCGGCCTGATCGAGTTCAAGCCGCTCCTCTGCGCAACGGCGAGGTGCTTTTGACGTGGGTTCTGAGCCCAGGTGACCCCGGCAATCATGTGCAGGCGCAAATCTTCTCTTCGGATGGAACGCCGCAAGGAAAGCTTATCGATATCGTGGCACCGGCCAATACGGTCTTCGAGAACACATCGGTGACAAAGCTCCCGTCAGGCGGATTTGCTTTGGCTTGGGATCGCCATGACGGAGATATCAACTCTGACGTATATGCGCAGTTTTTCGACCGATTGGGCGGGGCGACAAGCGCTGCCTTTCAAGTGGCAAGTCAGCCGTCCTGGGAGTCGATGCCTTCGATCCTATCGACGCCGAGGGGTCGACTGATTGCTGCCTGGGCCGACGAGGGCAGTACGCGCTTTCAGATCTTTGCCGGCGAGTCTCCCCCTACACGCGCCAATGATCATAATGGTGATGGCGTCAGCGATGTGATCCTGCGCCACGACGATGGCGCGATCTCTCTATTGGTCTTCGACAAAATAGCCTTCAAGGCAATCTGGGACACGCCCCTTTCCAATGAATGGAAGATGGCAGGAGCAGGGGACTTTGATGGTAACGGACGAGCCGACATTCTTTGGCGAAGCGTTACCGGTACGCTTGCCCAATGGTCGGGGGCCGCAAATGGTGCATTTACCCCTGCGTGGGGCACGAGCGTTGACCTGTCGTGGAAAGTTGCTGGGACTGGTGACTTCAACGGCGATGGCAAGGACGATATCCTATGGCGGAGCACCTCAGGCGCGCTGGCTGATTGGATAGCCTCTGCGAACGGCGGATTTAGCTCCGGTTGGGGCACCATCGTCGACCTATCCTGGAGTGTTGCTGGCACAGGTGACTTCAATGGCGATGGCAAAGACGACATCTTGTGGCGGTGCACCGACGGCTCCCTCGCCACGTGGCTAGCCTCAAAAGATGGCGGCTTCATTCCAACGTGGGGTACGGTTCTTTCGAGCGAGTGGGACGTCGTCGGAACAGGTGACTTTAACAGGGACGGCAAGTCGGATGTGCTCTGGCGCAGCACAGACGGCTCCGTCTCTTATTGGATCGGAACAGGAGACGGTGGTTTCATTCCGGCTTGTGGCACGAATACTTTGTCGCATTTCGATGCGGTCGGCATCGGCGACTACGATGGCGATGGGTTTGACGACGTACTTTGGCAGGGCGAAAGCGGCCAGCTACTGGTTACGTTCGGAACCGACGGCGGCGACGGATACTTCGCCGGCTGGCCGGACGTCGGCTCGGTGCCAACGGGATGGCAAGTGCAGCAGGAATTATTCGCGTAG
- a CDS encoding FG-GAP-like repeat-containing protein → MAVIVGTAGDDVLFGKDTADDISGLEGNDVIYAGAGDDTVSGGAGNDTVYGQGGNDTIDGGDGIDSLYGDDMFAGSADGNDILRGGAGADNLHGGGGNDDLDGGADRDSLEGGLGADHLDGGDGDDSLNGYLGSTNQDDYATDVLLGGAGDDSLAAQTGDIVDGGIGNDTLYFNAWGASAGINVDFRTLTSGNSMTVAGASLTGIEYVMGIMGSNFDDVIVAGAVQGVKGANIQGFGGNDTITGSAGVDWIYGGAGNDVIYGGIGFDPSTSANRDNLNGDDGDDIIYIGADGAIASGGNGNDQLFGGSGSDELRGDAGDDILSGGAGVDGLNGGEGNDTYIDTAANLNGDYIGSIEIGDKIIITDANINNFTFSLTGKTLNFTGGSLNFNVGEIQGTFIAAAAPGGGVQITLRQPPLATIDAIAQQLVTGYWNGDAHHFAVQPGGSISVDISTLSTTEQNLARAALQEWTDIIGIRFQEVVGNAQITFDHSEGSSGSIAATDATWANGITSHAHIQISSSWLTQNGGNIGSYGFQTYVHEIGHALGLGHPGTYNFDGSYYSDALFADDAWSTSVMSYFNQQENLYFYKQNFTVSYAMSPMQADIIAAQSMYGAATDTRTGDTVYGFNSNAGGVYDASKYTGALTIYDSGGIDTLDYRYGNSTQIINLNPETFSSVNSGRGNLSIARGVVIENAIGGGSADFIIGNGADNVLTGGSGSDTLTGGGGNDTFRDSKVGLGYDKITDFGPGDRIVVTDLNINDATFSLVGDVFTYTGGWMTLQGNLVGHLSAKAAVGGGVQFALSLRETHNDFNGDGRSDILWRSGSGAMSSWLANASGGYTAAWGTSVSTDWKIVGSGDFDGDGRADILWRSDSGAFADWLGASNGGFSPAWGTTVSSEWKVAGAGDFNGDGRDDVLWRSDSGAMASWLGAANGGFSPAWGTSVATEWKIVGTGDFNGDGRDDMLWRSDAGAFATWLGAPNGGFTPTWGTTVGTEWEIAGTGDFNGDGRSDVLWRSDTGTLATWLGAANGGFAPTWSASVAANLALVSIGDFNGDGRDDVVWQNDNGQLSEWLGATNGGLVENASWGLSAPTGWAIQDAFA, encoded by the coding sequence ATGGCGGTGATTGTGGGGACGGCGGGCGACGACGTTCTTTTCGGCAAGGACACTGCCGACGATATTTCCGGGCTGGAGGGCAACGACGTCATCTACGCCGGCGCGGGCGACGACACCGTTTCCGGCGGCGCGGGCAATGATACGGTCTACGGCCAGGGCGGGAACGACACGATCGATGGCGGGGACGGCATCGATTCACTCTACGGCGACGATATGTTTGCCGGTTCGGCCGACGGCAACGACATCCTCCGCGGCGGAGCGGGCGCCGACAACCTCCACGGCGGCGGCGGCAATGATGACCTCGACGGCGGCGCGGACCGGGATTCGCTGGAAGGCGGCCTCGGTGCCGACCATCTCGACGGCGGCGACGGGGATGACAGTCTGAATGGTTACCTCGGCAGCACCAATCAGGACGATTATGCGACGGACGTCCTGCTGGGCGGCGCGGGGGACGACAGCCTCGCTGCCCAAACGGGCGATATCGTCGACGGCGGGATCGGCAACGACACCCTGTATTTCAACGCCTGGGGCGCGAGCGCCGGGATCAACGTCGACTTCCGCACGCTGACGAGCGGGAATTCGATGACGGTCGCGGGCGCGTCCCTGACCGGCATCGAATATGTCATGGGCATCATGGGGTCCAATTTCGACGACGTCATCGTCGCCGGGGCCGTGCAGGGCGTGAAGGGCGCCAACATCCAGGGATTTGGCGGCAACGACACGATCACCGGAAGCGCGGGCGTGGACTGGATCTACGGCGGCGCCGGGAACGACGTCATCTACGGAGGGATCGGGTTCGACCCCTCGACCTCCGCCAACCGGGACAATCTGAACGGCGATGATGGCGACGACATTATCTACATCGGGGCGGACGGGGCCATTGCGTCGGGCGGAAACGGGAACGACCAGCTCTTCGGCGGCAGCGGAAGCGACGAGCTGCGGGGCGATGCCGGCGACGACATTTTGAGCGGCGGCGCGGGTGTGGATGGACTTAATGGTGGCGAAGGCAACGACACCTACATCGACACCGCCGCGAACCTGAACGGCGACTACATCGGCAGCATCGAGATCGGCGACAAGATCATCATCACCGATGCGAACATCAACAATTTTACCTTCAGCCTGACCGGCAAGACGCTGAACTTCACTGGTGGCTCGCTGAACTTCAACGTTGGCGAAATCCAGGGGACTTTCATCGCCGCCGCGGCGCCGGGAGGCGGGGTGCAGATCACGCTGCGTCAGCCGCCGCTGGCGACCATCGACGCGATCGCGCAGCAACTGGTGACCGGGTACTGGAACGGCGATGCCCATCACTTCGCGGTGCAGCCGGGCGGGTCGATTTCGGTCGACATCTCGACGCTCTCGACAACGGAGCAGAACCTGGCGCGGGCTGCGCTGCAGGAATGGACCGACATCATCGGCATCCGCTTTCAGGAGGTCGTCGGCAACGCGCAGATCACCTTCGACCACAGCGAGGGTTCAAGCGGTTCGATCGCGGCGACGGATGCGACCTGGGCGAACGGCATCACCAGCCATGCGCACATCCAGATCTCAAGTTCATGGCTGACGCAGAACGGCGGGAATATCGGCAGCTACGGCTTCCAGACGTACGTGCATGAGATCGGGCACGCCCTCGGCCTCGGGCACCCCGGCACGTACAACTTTGACGGCAGCTATTATTCGGACGCACTCTTCGCAGACGACGCGTGGTCGACGTCGGTCATGTCCTATTTCAACCAGCAGGAAAACCTGTACTTCTACAAACAGAATTTCACCGTCAGCTATGCCATGTCGCCAATGCAGGCGGACATCATCGCGGCGCAATCGATGTATGGCGCGGCGACGGACACGCGCACGGGCGACACGGTGTACGGGTTCAATTCGAACGCCGGCGGTGTCTATGACGCTAGCAAGTACACCGGCGCACTGACGATCTACGATAGCGGCGGGATCGATACGCTCGATTATCGATATGGCAACAGCACGCAGATCATCAACCTCAACCCCGAGACATTTTCCAGCGTCAATTCGGGTCGGGGCAATCTGTCCATTGCACGCGGCGTCGTCATCGAGAACGCAATCGGTGGCGGTTCCGCCGATTTCATTATCGGCAATGGCGCAGACAATGTTCTGACCGGGGGCAGTGGTTCGGACACGCTTACCGGCGGGGGTGGCAACGATACCTTTAGGGACAGCAAGGTCGGTCTTGGCTACGACAAGATCACCGATTTCGGACCAGGCGACAGGATCGTCGTCACCGACTTGAACATCAACGACGCCACATTCAGCCTGGTCGGCGACGTGTTCACTTACACTGGCGGCTGGATGACGCTGCAGGGCAATCTGGTCGGCCACCTGTCGGCGAAGGCGGCGGTGGGCGGCGGCGTGCAGTTCGCGCTAAGCCTGCGCGAGACGCACAATGACTTCAATGGCGACGGGCGCAGCGACATCCTTTGGCGCAGCGGAAGCGGCGCCATGTCGTCGTGGCTCGCCAATGCCAGCGGCGGTTATACCGCGGCCTGGGGAACCAGCGTCAGCACCGACTGGAAGATCGTCGGATCAGGCGATTTCGACGGGGACGGCCGCGCCGACATCTTGTGGCGATCGGACAGCGGCGCCTTCGCGGACTGGCTGGGCGCGAGCAACGGCGGGTTTTCCCCGGCGTGGGGAACGACGGTTTCGTCTGAGTGGAAGGTGGCCGGCGCGGGCGATTTCAACGGCGACGGACGCGACGACGTCCTGTGGCGGAGCGACAGCGGGGCCATGGCCAGCTGGCTGGGCGCAGCCAACGGCGGCTTCTCGCCCGCGTGGGGGACGAGTGTCGCAACCGAGTGGAAGATTGTCGGGACCGGCGACTTCAACGGTGACGGGCGCGACGACATGCTGTGGCGCTCGGACGCCGGTGCTTTCGCGACGTGGCTTGGCGCCCCTAATGGCGGCTTTACGCCCACTTGGGGGACGACTGTCGGTACCGAATGGGAGATCGCAGGCACGGGCGATTTCAACGGGGACGGCCGGTCGGACGTGCTGTGGCGCAGCGACACAGGCACGCTCGCAACCTGGCTCGGCGCCGCCAACGGCGGTTTCGCGCCGACCTGGAGCGCAAGCGTTGCGGCCAACCTCGCCCTCGTCAGCATCGGCGATTTCAACGGCGACGGCCGCGACGATGTCGTCTGGCAAAACGACAATGGCCAGCTAAGTGAGTGGCTCGGCGCCACGAATGGCGGTCTGGTCGAAAATGCGAGCTGGGGTTTGTCGGCGCCCACCGGATGGGCGATCCAGGACGCCTTCGCTTAA
- a CDS encoding fasciclin domain-containing protein, with the protein MLIQGPANARNPMVGGAAMYPTRNIIENAVNSKDHTTLVAAVKAAGLVDTLSGNGPFTVFAPTNAAFEKLPAGTVESLVKPENKDTLTKILTYHVVPGRITAGQIAAMAAKHHGTATLKTVEGEDLRFMKSAGGWTVVDAKGGKARITIANVMQSNGVIHVIDAVLMP; encoded by the coding sequence ATGCTGATCCAAGGCCCCGCGAACGCCCGCAACCCGATGGTCGGCGGCGCTGCCATGTATCCAACTAGGAACATCATCGAGAATGCTGTCAATTCAAAGGACCACACCACTTTGGTCGCGGCGGTAAAGGCGGCTGGATTGGTCGACACCTTGTCGGGCAACGGACCTTTCACGGTCTTTGCGCCGACTAACGCGGCATTCGAAAAGCTACCGGCCGGAACGGTCGAAAGCCTTGTGAAGCCTGAGAACAAAGACACACTGACCAAGATCTTGACCTATCACGTAGTTCCCGGCCGGATCACGGCGGGTCAGATCGCCGCCATGGCCGCGAAGCATCACGGAACCGCAACCCTCAAAACGGTCGAAGGTGAAGACCTGCGTTTCATGAAAAGCGCCGGCGGCTGGACGGTCGTTGACGCGAAGGGCGGCAAGGCGCGCATCACCATTGCCAACGTCATGCAGTCCAACGGCGTCATCCACGTCATCGACGCCGTCCTGATGCCCTGA
- a CDS encoding sigma-70 family RNA polymerase sigma factor: protein MSSRPTKDSFLVIPFSSLASTGMKGAMDGPPDKFDQRELVTLLRSLADGDRKALQPLYVRTSAKLYGICLRMLGNPDDAQDVLQSVFLSAWQKAGAYDAAKASPITWLATMARNRAIDRLRQGRQIFEKMDAAVDVPDEHPSAPQVIEDAQDRERLVQCLDELEERQQAMIRAAFLDGASYPELARREDVPLSTMKSWIRRGLLRLRGCMER from the coding sequence ATGTCGTCCCGTCCGACCAAGGACTCCTTTCTCGTCATCCCCTTCTCAAGTCTGGCGAGCACGGGCATGAAGGGTGCGATGGATGGGCCGCCCGACAAGTTTGACCAGCGCGAACTCGTCACCCTGTTGCGGTCGCTCGCGGATGGCGATCGAAAGGCGCTGCAGCCGCTGTACGTGCGAACTTCGGCGAAGCTTTATGGGATTTGCCTGCGAATGCTGGGCAATCCCGACGACGCGCAGGACGTCCTGCAGAGCGTCTTCCTGAGCGCTTGGCAGAAGGCGGGTGCCTACGATGCCGCCAAGGCCAGCCCCATCACGTGGCTTGCTACCATGGCGCGCAATCGCGCCATCGATCGATTGCGTCAGGGCCGGCAGATCTTCGAGAAGATGGACGCTGCCGTCGACGTGCCGGACGAGCATCCCTCGGCGCCTCAGGTGATCGAGGATGCGCAGGATCGTGAACGGCTAGTGCAATGCTTGGATGAACTGGAAGAGCGGCAGCAGGCCATGATCCGTGCCGCATTCCTCGACGGCGCGTCCTATCCGGAGCTCGCGCGCCGAGAAGACGTACCATTGTCGACCATGAAGAGCTGGATCAGGCGCGGGCTGCTGCGCTTGCGGGGGTGCATGGAACGATGA
- a CDS encoding anti-sigma factor produces the protein MTDNRDDDELFALAAEYASGVLEGDALAEARRRETSDPAFAKEVARWRGRLAPLYREVAEVAPPRSVWTRIEQALGPAPAANDNIAALRRSVGLWRISTGVMGALAASLAFALIIRALQPPASAPSTAQPSAITSTPMVAMVGDKQATKVMISWDPASRQMIMAVAGNLPGDARHSHELWVIPADGTPRSLGTLGTDKQSHKRLADTLATLLQQGATIAISVEPRGGSPTGSPTGPVVASGALTAA, from the coding sequence ATGACCGACAATCGTGACGATGACGAACTGTTTGCGCTGGCCGCAGAATATGCATCAGGCGTGCTCGAGGGCGACGCGCTGGCTGAGGCACGGCGGCGTGAGACAAGCGACCCCGCGTTTGCCAAGGAGGTTGCTCGTTGGCGCGGCCGGCTGGCGCCGCTGTACCGCGAAGTTGCCGAGGTCGCGCCCCCGCGCTCAGTCTGGACGCGTATTGAGCAAGCGCTCGGCCCTGCGCCGGCGGCTAACGACAACATTGCGGCACTGCGCCGATCGGTCGGTCTGTGGCGTATCTCCACAGGCGTGATGGGCGCGCTTGCTGCAAGCCTGGCGTTTGCCCTGATAATTCGCGCGCTGCAGCCGCCAGCTTCCGCTCCGTCGACGGCTCAGCCCTCTGCAATCACATCCACGCCAATGGTGGCCATGGTCGGCGACAAACAGGCGACCAAGGTCATGATCAGTTGGGACCCCGCCTCACGACAGATGATCATGGCGGTCGCCGGCAATTTACCGGGCGACGCTCGTCACTCGCATGAACTGTGGGTCATCCCCGCCGATGGCACGCCGCGTTCGCTCGGTACGCTCGGCACCGACAAGCAATCGCACAAGAGGTTGGCCGACACGCTCGCAACCTTGCTGCAGCAAGGAGCGACGATCGCCATTTCGGTCGAGCCGCGAGGAGGCTCGCCGACGGGTTCACCCACGGGACCCGTCGTGGCGTCAGGAGCGCTGACGGCCGCTTGA
- a CDS encoding FG-GAP-like repeat-containing protein: protein MADISGTSGDDVLNGTSDRDLILGQEGNDVIDGGAGQDRIDGGPGDDTIHGGAGGDTITDGPGNDRVYGDADQDVFYSSPGNDYYDGGTGFAEDTFEFDQILYRYAGAAIVVDLRLASGQVQSTGTGDAANIGIDTLVGIELIGGSVFNDTMIAGDAGILFAGEGGDDSLVGGAGSDQLTGGSGNDFLSGNGGVDVLYGEEGQDVLTGGAGFDSLTGGTGNDIFRDSAAGLAGDTITDFSFGDKIVLTDAAVAEFAFSLSGSILTYTGGSLTLQNAPTGRIAAHAASGGGVQLEIADPALRNDFNGDGLSDLMWRNTDGTFVKWSAVGDGRFVPAGSALVPSDWKIAGTGDFNDDGRADILWRSDTGGLAIWQSSPYGFFTPVWGTSVAVDWKVAGIGDFNGDGRDDVLWRNSSGSIATWLAATDGSFAPGSGTTLSADWIVVGTGDFNGDDRTDILWRSTLTGDVSTWLGAANGGFNAAWGTALSTDWHVAATGDFNGDGLEDIAWQSASGAFAEWNGSLGGGFAAAWGTNLPSNLHIESVGDFNGDGRSDIIWQSDVGQLSQWLSTGTGFIPNPAFGGVASGGWSIEDLFTQSAQSGAGAWDY, encoded by the coding sequence GTGGCAGACATTAGCGGAACGAGCGGCGACGACGTCCTCAACGGCACGAGCGATCGTGACCTTATCTTGGGCCAAGAAGGTAACGACGTCATCGACGGCGGTGCGGGCCAGGACCGAATAGACGGTGGTCCAGGTGACGACACGATTCACGGCGGTGCGGGCGGCGATACGATCACCGACGGACCGGGGAACGACCGGGTCTACGGCGACGCCGATCAGGATGTTTTTTACTCGTCACCCGGCAATGACTATTACGATGGCGGAACGGGATTCGCCGAGGACACTTTCGAGTTCGACCAGATCCTGTACCGATATGCCGGCGCCGCCATTGTCGTCGACCTGCGCTTAGCATCCGGACAGGTCCAGTCGACCGGAACAGGGGATGCCGCAAACATCGGGATCGATACGCTCGTCGGCATCGAACTCATCGGCGGCAGTGTGTTCAACGACACAATGATTGCCGGTGACGCCGGTATTCTGTTTGCAGGTGAGGGCGGAGATGATTCCCTGGTCGGAGGGGCCGGTTCGGACCAGCTGACTGGAGGATCCGGAAACGATTTTCTCTCCGGAAACGGCGGCGTGGACGTCCTATACGGCGAGGAAGGCCAGGACGTTCTCACCGGCGGCGCTGGCTTCGATTCACTGACCGGGGGAACGGGCAACGACATTTTCCGAGACAGCGCCGCAGGATTGGCTGGCGACACGATTACGGACTTTAGTTTCGGCGACAAAATTGTCCTGACCGACGCGGCCGTCGCCGAGTTCGCGTTCAGTCTTTCGGGCAGCATCCTTACCTATACCGGCGGGTCGTTGACGCTGCAGAATGCGCCCACTGGCCGGATAGCCGCACATGCAGCGTCGGGTGGCGGCGTGCAGCTTGAGATCGCCGATCCGGCTTTGCGAAATGATTTCAATGGAGACGGTCTCAGTGATCTGATGTGGCGCAATACGGACGGCACATTCGTCAAATGGTCAGCAGTGGGAGACGGTCGTTTTGTGCCCGCTGGTTCAGCGTTAGTCCCGAGCGACTGGAAGATTGCCGGGACCGGCGACTTCAACGATGACGGTCGGGCAGATATTCTTTGGCGAAGCGACACCGGTGGCTTGGCAATCTGGCAAAGCTCACCATACGGCTTTTTCACGCCAGTGTGGGGAACGAGCGTCGCGGTCGACTGGAAAGTTGCCGGGATTGGCGATTTCAATGGCGACGGCAGAGACGATGTGTTGTGGCGGAATAGCAGCGGCAGCATCGCCACGTGGCTGGCGGCGACGGACGGCAGTTTCGCGCCTGGCTCGGGGACGACGCTTAGCGCTGACTGGATTGTCGTCGGCACTGGCGACTTCAACGGTGATGATCGCACCGACATCTTGTGGCGCAGTACGCTGACAGGTGATGTTTCGACCTGGCTGGGGGCCGCCAACGGCGGCTTCAACGCCGCTTGGGGAACTGCACTTTCAACCGATTGGCATGTTGCTGCGACAGGCGACTTCAATGGCGACGGGCTCGAAGACATCGCCTGGCAGAGCGCGAGTGGTGCGTTTGCCGAGTGGAATGGTTCGCTTGGCGGAGGCTTCGCCGCTGCCTGGGGAACAAATCTCCCCTCGAATCTGCACATTGAGTCCGTTGGTGATTTCAACGGTGATGGTCGCAGCGACATCATCTGGCAGTCCGACGTAGGTCAGCTCAGCCAGTGGTTGAGTACGGGCACCGGCTTCATCCCCAACCCTGCATTCGGGGGGGTCGCATCGGGCGGCTGGAGCATCGAGGATTTGTTCACCCAATCCGCCCAATCTGGCGCGGGCGCCTGGGATTACTGA
- a CDS encoding threonine ammonia-lyase, producing the protein MIDPVRPIAIEDIEAARARIAGTVLRTPLVRIDLGDGRDIRLKLENLQPTNAYKIRGGANAVAALSDEQRARGVWTISAGNAGQGVAYAARAFGIPCTVVAIESAPKTKLDRMRALGAKILPVSYEQAWIAAEAHEFAGAEGTFVHPFDSHDFIAGHGTMGLEILEDCPDVGTVICAIGGGGLITGVGSAIKARRPEARVLGAEPETAAPYALSLTKGSPQKFAEWQASFVDGAGGQSVTGRMWLRMQPVVDGAITVTLDQTADAMRLIAEKTRTIAEGAGALSLAAAISDQTLEGPIVGVVSGGNIDLRKFAELIAP; encoded by the coding sequence GTGATCGATCCGGTACGGCCAATTGCGATCGAAGACATCGAGGCGGCACGGGCGCGCATCGCTGGCACGGTGCTGCGGACGCCACTCGTCCGGATCGACCTTGGCGACGGCCGCGACATTCGGCTGAAGCTGGAAAATCTGCAGCCGACCAACGCCTACAAGATCCGCGGCGGGGCCAATGCGGTGGCTGCATTGTCCGACGAGCAGCGCGCGCGGGGCGTGTGGACGATCAGCGCCGGCAATGCGGGGCAGGGCGTCGCTTATGCCGCGCGGGCGTTCGGCATTCCCTGCACGGTGGTCGCGATCGAGAGCGCGCCGAAGACCAAGCTCGATCGCATGCGCGCGCTGGGCGCGAAGATCCTGCCGGTGTCGTACGAGCAAGCGTGGATTGCCGCGGAAGCGCACGAATTTGCCGGCGCGGAAGGAACGTTCGTCCACCCCTTCGACAGCCACGACTTCATCGCCGGCCACGGGACGATGGGCCTGGAGATCCTAGAGGATTGTCCGGACGTCGGCACCGTCATCTGCGCCATTGGCGGGGGTGGGCTGATCACCGGCGTCGGCAGCGCCATCAAAGCGCGGCGGCCGGAAGCGCGGGTCCTTGGTGCGGAGCCAGAGACGGCCGCGCCTTACGCGCTTTCGCTGACCAAGGGCTCCCCGCAGAAATTCGCGGAGTGGCAGGCAAGCTTCGTCGACGGCGCCGGCGGCCAAAGCGTCACGGGGCGCATGTGGCTCCGGATGCAACCCGTGGTGGACGGCGCGATCACCGTGACGCTCGACCAGACGGCGGACGCTATGCGCCTGATCGCCGAAAAGACGCGCACGATCGCGGAGGGTGCAGGGGCACTGTCATTGGCCGCGGCAATCAGCGATCAGACGCTGGAAGGACCGATTGTAGGCGTGGTGTCGGGGGGCAATATCGATCTTCGAAAATTTGCCGAGCTGATCGCCCCTTAA